From a region of the Mobula hypostoma chromosome 6, sMobHyp1.1, whole genome shotgun sequence genome:
- the ets2 gene encoding protein C-ets-2 — protein MCDFMRDQEAPVALESRGILKRQSAFDVHEPFDTTVDGFLSHFDEEQSVQEVPTGMSALLNDVGTNEVPLLTPVSKAVMSQALKESFSGFVKESRRLGIPKDPHVWTEQQVGQWLHWAVNEFSLQNVNFQKFYKTGRVLCDLGKERFLELAPDFIGDILWEHLEQLMKDCQEASQQNYLGNSALISGNSNWVENNSFEFNSNQLQCGNLFSDFTGSFLSELHQISSDSNNQDFLGLNHSFGILANPQMDKVEMGYYSMRQKEITDSNLHVGVIVPVESRTQSSFESADSFDGTDPLLKSWNSQSSLCDVQRVPSQDSFEDDCTHSLCPNKPNISFKDYIEERKEPLEQGKPVIPAAVLAGLTGSGPIQLWQFLLELLTDKSCQTFISWTGDGWEFKLTDPDEVARRWGKRKNKPKMNYEKLSRGLRYYYDKNIIHKTSGKRYVYRFVCDLHNWLGYTAEELHAQLGVQPDTED, from the exons CGTCAATCAGCATTTGACGTGCACGAACCGTTTGATACCACCGTTGATGGGTTCTTGTCACATTTCGACGAAGAGCAAAGTGTGCAGGAAGTTCCAACTGGCATGTCTGCCTTACTAAATG atgttggaaccaATGAAGTTCCACTCCTAACACCTGTCAGCAAGGCCGTCATGAGCCAGGCACTCAAAGAGAGCTTCAGTGGTTTCGTCAAAGAGAGCCGACGCCTCGGCATCCCGAAAG ACCCTCATGTTTGGACTGAACAGCAAGTTGGTCAGTGGCTACACTGGGCTGTCAATGAGTTCAGTCTGCAGAATGTCAACTTCCAAAAATTCTACAAGACTGGTCGAGTTCTGTGTGACCTTGGGAAAGAACGTTTTCTCGAGCTGGCACCTGACTTCATTGGAGATATTCTCTGGGAACACCTGGAACAGCTAATGAAAG ATTGCCAGGAAGCATCACAGCAGAACTATCTGGGGAACTCTGCTCTTATCAGTGGAAACTCAAACTGGGTGGAAAATAATTCATTTG aATTCAATTCGAATCAACTTCAGTGTGGGAACCTGTTCTCTGATTTTACTGGAAGCTTCCTCTCTGAATTGCATCAAATTTCATCAGATTCAAACAACCAGGATTTTCTTGGCTTGAACCACAGTTTTGGAATCCTTGCCAATCCTCAAATGGATAAAGTTGAGATGGGCTACTACTCCATGCGACAGAAGGAAATAACTGACAGCAACTTGCATGTGGGAGTCATTGTCCCTG TTGAGAGCAGAACCCAGAGTTCCTTTGAAAGTGCAGACAGTTTTGATGGCACAGACCCCCTGTTGAAATCTTGGAACAGCCAGTCATCTTTATGTGATGTGCAGCGTGTCCCTTCGCAGGACAGTTTTGAAGATGATTGTACCCACTCCCTGTGTCCAAACAAACCCAATATCTCATTCAAAGACTACATCGAAGAGAGGAAAGAGCCACTGGAACAAGGGAAACCAGTCATCCCTGCTGCAGTCCTTGCTGGACTCACAG GAAGCGGGCCCATTCAACTTTGGCAATTTCTCTTGGAACTACTGACAGATAAATCCTGCCAGACATTTATCAGCTGGACAGGGGATGGATGGGAGTTTAAACTGACTGACCCTGATGAA GTCGCTCGTCGATGGGGCAAGCGCAAGAACAAACCCAAAATGAATTATGAAAAGCTGAGCCGAGGGCTGCGTTATTACTATGATAAGAACATCATTCATAAGACGTCGGGCAAGAGATACGTCTACCGCTTTGTCTGTGACCTGCACAACTGGCTGGGTTACACCGCAGAGGAGCTTCATGCACAGCTGGGCGTGCAGCCGGACACAGAGGATTGA